In one Alnus glutinosa chromosome 14, dhAlnGlut1.1, whole genome shotgun sequence genomic region, the following are encoded:
- the LOC133856973 gene encoding B3 domain-containing transcription factor NGA4-like — protein MVTPRGEDVYIPPIVSLRTSTSITWPRVVFCFSQATSSVNSGMAECERHGNREACSKCMYRNYKREVVFKKILSPSDIQRRGSYRFYIPRPHAARFWPRENEVMITFYDVQMRRWPMRFRTSGGNGFLSRGWIQFAREKQLEQGDTITLDEVRCGQRTRFFMIGISRKDRVQILGAPIN, from the exons ATGGTGACACCCCGGGGTGAAGATGTATATATACCACCCATCGTGTCTCTGAGAACCTCCACTTCCATAACCTGGCCTCGAGTGGTGTTCTGTTTTAGCCAG GCGACCTCAAGTGTGAATTCGGGCATGGCTGAATGTGAACGTCACGGAAACAGAGAAGCATGTTCAAAATGTATGTACAGGAACTACAAGCGTGAAGTGGTGTTTAAGAAGATTTTGTCACCAAGTGACATACAGCGAAGAGGAAGCTATCGGTTTTATATACCGAGGCCACATGCAGCCAGATTCTGGCCCCGAGAAAATGAAGTGATGATCACTTTCTATGATGTTCAAATGAGGCGGTGGCCAATGCGTTTCCGTACAAGTGGTGGGAATGGCTTTCTCAGCAGAGGGTGGATCCAGTTTGCTAGAGAGAAACAGCTCGAACAAGGTGATACCATCACCTTGGATGAGGTCAGATGCGGTCAGAGGACAAGATTCTTCATGATTGGAATCTCTCGCAAAGACCGTGTTCAGATTCTCGGAGCTCcaataaattag